AGTCCTGGTACTTGTCtgaaagaaaatatttcttcttaCATACGAAACAAGTAATGTCATTTTACTGTGAAGTGCTGCATTCAGTGCCCAATCAGTTTGTCATAGTAAGAAATTGGAATGTGAAAAGAattgagatttaaaaaaaaaacacacttgAAATCATGGACTTAGGGCGGCAGAAGGACCAAGGTTGGAAAATCTTGAAATTTATTTATATGGTGATGGATGTATTCTGTACTTCAATGTGACACTTGATTGGGCTTTGGCTTTCTTGGGTACTTGTTTGTAACACAACAGTTCTAGTTTCTTTGATATCATAACCAAGATTGTATTGCTTTTCCAGTTTCATCTCTCAGTACCAGGCAGTAGAAGAATTGCCATATGCAAAGTTTTTTATTTAATTCCGTAATACTTGTTAATGCATTTTACGATAGTGttactaaaaatcaaattttatggTGGCAGGAGTGCACAGCCATCTCGGCTGTCAGAGAAGGACCAGGAAGAGAGGGGCCGGAAATGTGAATTTGTTCAGGGCCTCCTTCTATCAACTTTTGTCGATGATGATTTATAAGTATGCAGCAGCTGTGCTCATTATGTGCTAGGAATTGGAGTTCTAGGTGGAGAGTGTGGCCAAGAGAACATGCCACATTGTGTAATGGTTAAAAGGGTCTGTGGTTCATTGTTGTAGAGGTTATTATGTATTGTACATAAATATAGAGGAAACGGTGAAGAAGTGGCTTTTAGTTGATATGTGCTGTGCGGTCGGTCCTGTACAGGGCCTTTTGATCTTTTTCTTCGGTGTGTGTAAAATGATGATGTGCCCCAAATACACGGTTGCAACGAGGTAGACCTGGACCTCAAGCTAACAGCTTTGAGGATGAGGAGCAGATCCTTCATCCTCGGCTCCCAAATAGCCACCAATTAGAATGCTCTGATAATTTTTCTGCGAATCTAGGAACATTGCTTGCATTTGACCCTCGAAAAACAGGAGAAAAAAAGAGTAACAAATTATTGCATTGCTGGTTTAGTGAAGCCTGCATCAAGGCTGAAAGGGCCTAGTTGGGTTCCTTTTTGTCAGCTTTTCGATCGTTTGGCCTTCCTTACAGTAGTAACACATGCGACCGGTAGGTGGGACGTGGGAGAGGACAATTGTGTTCTTCAAAACCATCATCTTTTCCTTGGAAAAAGATTTGGAAACTTAAAATCCAGGCTTGATTCGAGCAACAACAATCTTTTATCTATCACTTCCGTACCATGgatgccaaaagaaaaaaaaaaaaatccatccgGTTCGCACATTCCCCGTGACGTACAAGACATTGAGGCGACAAGAAGAACGAAGATGGATCAGTTCAACATTGTAAACAAGAAAATCAGCACGCACCAATTCCTAAAGTTGGTAGTAACTACTAACTGGCAACATTAGAATCATCGAATGTTACAAGCCAGGTCTATACAAGTCCTACAAGCTATTCGTCATCGTCAGAAAACCTAATTGGCAAAAGCTTAGCAGTAGTATTTTATGTTTTGGAGTCAAGAATAGGTGAAAATGTGGTACAAGTCAAGAAAGATTCAGCTGACAGGATTTGCTTGCGTGTCCTAAAATTGAGTACTTTCAGTCAGGAATTGTCTGAAgaagttttcaatttcattGCATGCCTTGAAGAAAGATGTTGCAGTAACTTTCATGTCCCCCAAGTGAAAATGACAAAATGACTTTTCTGGGTAATGGTTGAGATGTTTAGGTGTGTGAAATTTCTTTAATTTGTGCTGCTGCTGAGTTTTGATAAGAGCAATGGTGGGGTGCCCAAACCTAATGCAGAAGTAATAAATACCGAAGGTGTCAATTGTGTGGAGCTTATCACATCCATGGTCTGAGCCTGAACTGGACATACTTGTCTTTAACAGAAGAAGACAGAAACAAAAGCAAAGTTTCTATCGTGTTAATAACTAAAATGCTTAATATATATACTACGTAGGAATCCTTCAAAACTGATATCATATTGAACTTAGATCATAGAACAAGGGCTTGCTTGGTCAACCCGCGGCCTGAATGTCACCACTTTTAACTTTGGTTGTGAAAGACAGGAATCACAGAGCAGAACAAGTCACTGCAGATGAGCAAGTAGTTCATAAGACATGATGGATAATCCTTAATTGCATAAAATCCTTGAGGGAGATGGTGGGGCTGGAACCATCAAGCTGATCACCACTTTTGGAGAAGGCTAGTAGTCTTACACTTAATTTTCTTTGTATAGAACTCGTCAATCAAATAGGAAATTAAATCGACTGATCCTAACACTGCAGGTAGCCAGTTCACGAGCGTGAAGCACAGAGTCGACAAGCTTGACACAGAAAGTTTCACTTGCAAGTACAGCAGCACAGTGGAAGGTGATGCTTTGATGGGCGTGCTTGAATCAATCTCTTATGTGATCAAGATTGAGGAATCTCCAGAGGGAGGATCCGTTTGCCAAACCTCCAGCACTTACTACACGAAAGGTGATATCCAGATGACAGAAGAACAAATAAAGAGTGGCAAAGAGAAGGCATTGGCAATGTTCAAAGCAGTTGAAGCTTACCTGCTGGCTAATCCTGATGCTTACGACTGAAGCAATATTTGCTACCGCAGTCTTCTGAGCACAAGTAACTAAACGTACAGCTTTGTTCTGTCTGATTTCTTTAGTGTCATTAGACTTTATTTGGCTCAAAATTAATTAGCGGGATTATTACATGTCCTTTTGAGGGCATTTCGAAgttttcatttccaaattccATAACCTCAACATCTACCTTCAGATGATTCCATTTTACTATATATAATTCCTATCATCTCATTGTTTTATTACTCTACACTGTAATCCAGTGTGCAATACAGACTTGCTCCTGAAATCTCTTCTCGCACTGTACTGAAATTCCTCCTGAATTCCACTTGTCATGAGTGATTAATCTGAGAAAGTCCACGACAAAGCAAAAGGCAGAGAAGGACATTCCACAAATCAATTAGATTGATGACTCACGCCTCGTGAGTGATGAATTGCCCAGACATGATAGAACCAAACGTAAAGTACTTAGACACAGCTTCTTTTGAACTTTGCAGTTAAATCTATCTAATTACGGTTAGAAACTTTATCTTGATCTCTTTGCTAGTTACTCAAAACTGAACAATAGTGGACGAAGAAAAAGGCGGCAGTTTTCATATATTATCAAGTTCGTGAAACATTGAAAACTAGCCTGCAtgggaaagaaaataaattttaccaGCTGGATTGGTACAACAGATATTTCTAGTTTGCGTTTAGTGTTTTCTGCTATAATTGTATAACTTCAAACTTTTGATGTCTACTCATCATGCATTAAGGATATCGTCGTTTTAATCTAAAATGAGTAGTTGTAACCAACACACACGCATGCGCACGCATACgtgcatgtatatatatttacatatatgGTACGTAGTTGACTGATTACTCAAaaagagccaaaaaaaaaaaaataaatacaacaaatAGAATTATCATCAACATGCTGAAACCTTGATTGGAAAGGATGTTTTCTACATAAATTGACGGGTTGCATGACTCAAAATCAGATGGAATTGAAATTCTTTTGAACATGACTGTAGCTGGTCAAGTGCGTGAGAAACTTCGCAACGATGAAAATCCATAGTGACCGACCTTATAAATTCAAACtcatacttgtaatttttacagcattcaaatatTGGtatgaatttttattaaaaaattataaaaattacacGAACTAATTTGAACAGGATAGAGTTCAACTTGTGAGGCTACGATGATGGTACCGGCAAATGACCAAGTAGGCTTCTCTATTTCTGAAGCAAATAATAGTCGTATGGCGGGGTTGGCCTACGATGTTGGCAGTCAACAACTCAACATTGACATGCACGATAAATATACTTTCCtggtaaatatatatataattagttattttcatgtacttttttttccaaattttccagtttAGGCCCTGCTATTTATTAGAAGATAATGCTCGAGATCATCctaacaaaagaagaaaaaaaatatatatatatatatttttttaagaaaagaaagatatcTTGGAGACACAGCTTGATGCTGTAAAGTAGTATATTCCATTAGAGAATTCTCATCTTTTACAAAAAATGCTAGTTCGATTTTCACCTCTTCTTCGTTCTAATTTTTCCCCCTAATGGCAATATACATAGCAAATAGCAAACCTTTTTTCCCCAATATCTAGAAGATGGCCCCTGCCTCCAGCCTctcattttgtatatttttcctccttttatttttaagggTCAGAAATTTGGGCTGCTACATGATATGATGGACTGTACAGTTTACAATGGCTTTTTCCCTCGAGTCAACAAAGTCTTGCGGCACCATTTCCTGGAAATGTCCCATACTTCCTGGAAGAGCTTTCATTATTAAGTCAGAAAAATGGGACGGCATTATCAAGCAGAAGAGTATGATGTCGTAAAAataatttgggaaaattaaattttgaaaaaaaaggaatacgAATATTAACAATCTAATAGTAGGTTGTAAATAACTCACGAATTAAATTAAAGCAACTAATAATTTTATTGCAAAATGACTAAATTACCCTTATGCGCACGTGCAAGTGTGCACATACAATACAAGTGCCCTTAATGCGCGCATAAGGGTTAATTTGTAATTTAGAttgcaacaaaattttttataatttatgaATAATAACCCTGACCTTGTGTACAAATTTCCTAAAACTTATACCTATTTATGAATTTTCACTCTTCTTATTCtctctctttccaaaatttgcaatgaaattaaaggaaaataaTTGGCTCAATTATACCAACACTGTAGCAAAAATATTGGAGTATaatcttttgactttttgcGTATGAACTGGGAAGGAAGACCTTGACCCCCAGAAACTGCACGACACGtacatattttaaattttaatgccCGTTTTCAGTCATGAGATGAGGAGCCCTGGATTTTTCGCTCCATAAATACTGCCCCAAACTCCTCAAACTATCGTGCACCCACCAGCCAGCCAACCAACCAAGATAGACATCTTCCCACTCAACAGTAGCTAGCTTCATTCGCTGTCTTCTCTTTCGAGTGTTTTCTGGGtcatttttcctttcaacttCTCGCAGGTATCATGGGTGTCATCACTTACGATCACGAGGTCACCTCCTCAGTCCCAGCAGCAAAGCTCTTCAAGGCTTTCATCCTTGATTTTGACAACCTCATCCCCAAGATCTTGCCTCAGGCCATCAAGAGCGTCGAAACCCTCCAAGGTGATGGTGGAGCTGGAA
This Coffea arabica cultivar ET-39 chromosome 3e, Coffea Arabica ET-39 HiFi, whole genome shotgun sequence DNA region includes the following protein-coding sequences:
- the LOC113737874 gene encoding major allergen Pru ar 1-like produces the protein MSPLLTLVVKDRNHRAEQVTADEQEIKSTDPNTAGSQFTSVKHRVDKLDTESFTCKYSSTVEGDALMGVLESISYVIKIEESPEGGSVCQTSSTYYTKGDIQMTEEQIKSGKEKALAMFKAVEAYLLANPDAYD